A region of the Enoplosus armatus isolate fEnoArm2 chromosome 8, fEnoArm2.hap1, whole genome shotgun sequence genome:
AAGGTAACTCTGCATCGTCGTGTAATGCCATCATTGGTTCAAATTTTTTAATTCATCAAATTGCTATAATGAGCCTCAAATGCACTTTGTGTTGAGGCTGcttggcaaatgttagcattctaacaggcgtaactaagatggtgaccataGCAAACATTATACCAGCTTAGCATCAGCATATAAGCATTGTCAATAATTTAGCCTgtaagtacagtctcacagagctgctagcatggctgtagactcttagtcttgtttagtTTCTGAAGTCAGAAACTCTCATTAGGATTAAGAGATGCCAACCATCCCCAGAACATTATGAGTGCCtcttgttaaaatgttaatcaCTGTATTTTGTTCAAGCGAATTTCAAGATGCTTATACATCCCTCAGTAAAACAACCAAATAAACAATCAGAAATATCTGCAATATGATTAGGttacaacaaaaagcaacaaaaacaacaaaagacaaacatttattCTACAATGTCCTTTTTTGACCATCTACTCTACAAAGccaaattattatcatttcattgAAAGTTTTCAGAAGGCCTGAACCACATCAGTTCATATGTATACAGTAACACATTTACTACAAGCTGCTACTGGCAAATTCTTTTGGTGTAATTCTGAATGAGACCTTGGAAGTactgctgtgtatttttgtacGATTGAAAAATGATGATGTAACATTTtgggaggaaataaaacaagagaaaggaGTAGAGACTGAAGAGTACTGCCAGAGCATTTAGTGTTGGGATGTACTTTCCACGGTAAAGCACATATACAGTGGCAAAGATGATCCAGGTGAGGATCAGCAGGAACAGGCAGAATGTTATTGATTTGGCCTCATTGTAATTTTTGGGGAGGTCTTTTCCCATGtaggagaaaataaagcaaaggaAGCACAAAGATATAAGTAAAACCACAGAACCAGAGGCTGCTTTCAGACTAATGTCACAACCAAGTATGATTTTGTCTGGGTACCAAGATGTTTCATTGTTGGGCTTGGGGGGGGCATATGAGTAGCCAATAAGAAATAAGAGTGCCTGAGTAAGAAATGCCACAGTGATGACCAGCCATTGTCCATGATATTTTATCCACCAACTGTGGAGCTTGGGGAACTTGGCAgctattttgaaaatgtacacAATTTGAAAAGAGCGCACAACAAAACATGCCAGACAAACAGTGTAGAACAAGATGAATGGCAAGAATCTTAAGatacaaaaggaaaatgttggcTTTCCAAAGTAAAAGGACACACTAAGACTACACAGACTGAGGCAGCCTAAAATTAGGAAGCACATTGGTCCCCCAGCAGATCTGACAACAGGTGTGTTGTAGTTGATGGCAAAGAGAACGGCCATAGCTAGTGTGAGACCCACCAAGGCCCAGGCCCCAACCATGATGAGTATAGCCCCGCTGTCTGTGAATGGGACGTACTCCACCACCCGCAGGTTGCATGATGTACTTCCTACTGCAGACCATTCTGTCTCCTTGCAGTGGATGCACTTGTAGGGATCCTCTGTTTTACATGAGAGACGTACAATTTGTCAATAAAGTTAAGGGTATGTTTTGAAAAGTCCTCTGTGGGTAAAGAGATGTCAAACAGTTTAGGATTCATTGTTAGACACTTAATCTGTGACACTGTATGTTCTCCTAAAACATCAAACTTGCTTCACAGTTTACTCTAGAGATAATAGTATTGTAAATAACTAGACTAATAATGTATTTCTCTGGTGTAATTGGTGTGTGCAGTGTTCAGAGTGAAAATGTAAGCCTATATAGCTATGTCCCATCATCATGATATGACTGTTAAACCCTCTGAGCCATAAAACAAAAGCTTATCCCATCAAGGCTAGAATAACAGCACTactcattttcttcctctcatgtAAAATAATGTACCTGTGCTGTTGACATAAGTTCCCCTTGGACAGATCTCACAATTGAAGCAGCATTTATGGACTCCATCATACCTTTTTGCATTTCCTACAGGACATTCTGTGGAGCACAGTGAAGTAGGCACCTGCACAAGACAATTGTGTAGTAGAAAAGTAAATGTATGTACAGGaaagagaacacagagaagTAGCAGTAATTAGGCatatacattgttttaaatTTCTAAACaggttttgtaaaatgtaaacaacattgAGTATCATATCAAGATGTCCCTGCAAATTACACCATGATATTGTGTTTTGCCTCCGTCGCAGCtattactaaaaaaaaacatatctttgtgcacatgtgcactCATTCACAGACACATCCTGCAGAAGtaggaaaaccaaaacaaaacaagtatttttttaaaacaacatatatcATATAAACTCTAAGAGGTAAGGTAAGAAAAAGCAACTTACTTCTCCCTTTGTGTACCAATGAATTTTGCTGCTGTTAATGAAGAAATTGAAAGACGGGTGAAAATGATTAAAGCCGACCTCCTCTGCATCACCATTGTGGTTCCAGAAAACTATAGAATAGGATCCGTTCTTGGGGTCACCATTCTCATCAAACTCAATACTGTGGTTTAAAAGTGTAAACTTTGTCTTCTTCAGCTCTGCTAGAACCTGATGAGGGTACAAAAAGT
Encoded here:
- the LOC139289226 gene encoding taste receptor type 1 member 1-like, translating into MKHFLASLCLLGSFLHALAQCTAPTSEFQLEGDYLIGGLFDIHHASDSVDHVNGRPEAIDCSSKRFILSSYRRFQLMRFSVEEINNSTNLLPNISLGYEIFDHCSDTQNFPGVFNLISVNGLIQPWDEPHKNLSKVIAVVGTYTSTETRTVAPLFMMNHVPMVSYGAASSVFSRKQDFPSFLRTVHPNKDVIEVIVNIVQHFKWRWVAFLNIDDDYGNDGRDLFIDKIKDTEMCLAYTKGLNDNTNYSHIFKQIAAQGVGIIIVFAPEWIAEALIESAIQLNVTNKVWIAGDAWSLNKRLPKKKGIKNIGTVLGVSESVMAIPGFSDFINASKSQTHCENAGQSMCYHQVCNCSSLSAEDVIAADPSFSFPVYSAVYAIAHALHKVLQCEAGRCKGNITVYPHMVLAELKKTKFTLLNHSIEFDENGDPKNGSYSIVFWNHNGDAEEVGFNHFHPSFNFFINSSKIHWYTKGEVPTSLCSTECPVGNAKRYDGVHKCCFNCEICPRGTYVNSTEDPYKCIHCKETEWSAVGSTSCNLRVVEYVPFTDSGAILIMVGAWALVGLTLAMAVLFAINYNTPVVRSAGGPMCFLILGCLSLCSLSVSFYFGKPTFSFCILRFLPFILFYTVCLACFVVRSFQIVYIFKIAAKFPKLHSWWIKYHGQWLVITVAFLTQALLFLIGYSYAPPKPNNETSWYPDKIILGCDISLKAASGSVVLLISLCFLCFIFSYMGKDLPKNYNEAKSITFCLFLLILTWIIFATVYVLYRGKYIPTLNALAVLFSLYSFLLFYFLPKCYIIIFQSYKNTQQYFQGLIQNYTKRICQ